A window from Solanum stenotomum isolate F172 chromosome 7, ASM1918654v1, whole genome shotgun sequence encodes these proteins:
- the LOC125870858 gene encoding protein NETWORKED 3C-like, translating to MVEANDKLSSHWWWLDSQKKGTLNRSPWLQSTLSELDEKTESMLRIVEQDADSFAQRAEMYYKKRPQLINMVEDFYKTHRLLAEKYDQIKCESGTRLMTQPWMSPLSFTKYHPQKTLMSATEISYDSYSEIFDPESELSDNMSEVEDPDLEEEEEEEIQTPKSEKETMEVSSGFHVNNDEVVKLMEEIEKLKEENRVQQELLSQKDEEKREVIRQLSLAMDLLREENIMLRKSVVTKPKSSPKQENIFELKTLKEGFRKTSSSPKKESVIELKTLKDGFWKRLFN from the exons ATGGTTGAGGCAAATGATAAGCTATCGTCACACTGGTGGTGGTTGGACAGTCAGAAGAAAGGAACTCTAAATCGTTCACCATGGCTTCAATCAACTCTCTCTG AACTAGATGAGAAGACTGAGTCCATGCTGAGGATAGTTGAACAAGATGCAGATTCCTTCGCCCAAAGAGCAGAGATGTATTACAAGAAGCGTCCACAGCTCATTAACATGGTTGAGGATTTCTATAAGACCCATCGCTTGTTAGCTGAGAAGTATGATCAAATCAAGTGTGAATCCGGTACTCGCCTTATGACACAACCATGGATGTCTCCATTGTCTTTCACCAAATATCATCCACAAAAGACACTGATGAGCGCCACTGAAATATCATACGACAGCTATTCAGAAATCTTTGATCCTGAGTCTGAGTTATCAGATAATATGTCTGAGGTTGAGGATCCTGacctagaagaagaagaagaagaagaaatacaaACCCCCAAATCAGAGAAGGAAACAATGGAAGTATCAAGTGGCTTTCACGTCAACAATGATGAAGTTGTGAAGCTGATGGAGGAAATTGAGAAGCTGAAAGAAGAGAACAGAGTTCAACAGGAGCTTCTATCGCAGAAAGATGAAGAGAAAAGAGAGGTCATCAGGCAGCTCAGTTTAGCTATGGATTTGCTGAGGGAGGAAAACATTATGCTGAGGAAGAGTGTTGTTACTAAGCCAAAATCATCTCCAAAGCAGGAAAACATCTTCGAGCTCAAGACACTAAAAGAGGGGTTCCGGAAAACATCATCATCTCCAAAGAAGGAAAGCGTCATTGAGCTCAAGACATTGAAGGACGGGTTCTGGAAGAGGCTCTTTAATTGA
- the LOC125870744 gene encoding E3 ubiquitin-protein ligase CIP8, which translates to MAETPSVPAPTGSDPDYWCYQCETRVAVETLPDLPADVICSNCKSGFVESIPSRVVSVSPVTASTDQIDDPAFGNQFIQVLRLIAEAARDNDAPPPPPSEHADPSDDDFLRVELDGWGNDEDDDDDEEEEEEEDNGIGVRIGEDGENRGNRSQSEDDDDDDDDVDEDEEVENRDDDEEDLRRRRRDVLRLRLRDFAARAANRRNRILDWAEILMGLEDHSIELRFQVPDGDDYIGNPGDYVDAAGYEALLQTLAESDGSGRRGAPPASKSAIEGLNTLVIKEEHEVMACAICKDVVNVGEMAKNLPCGHGYHNDCIVQWLGSRNSCPVCRFELPTDDPEYEEERKKRGACVTSSGSSSSSEAPGAAAADDDSSPSCL; encoded by the coding sequence ATGGCCGAGACCCCTTCAGTCCCTGCACCAACCGGGTCGGATCCTGATTACTGGTGCTACCAGTGTGAGACACGGGTTGCCGTCGAAACCCTACCCGATCTCCCCGCCGATGTCATTTGCAGCAACTGTAAGAGTGGCTTCGTTGAGTCCATACCCTCTCGTGTTGTTTCTGTCTCTCCGGTGACGGCTTCGACTGATCAGATCGATGACCCTGCTTTCGGCAATCAGTTCATCCAGGTTCTTCGCCTCATAGCTGAGGCGGCGCGTGACAACGACGCGCCCCCTCCCCCGCCTTCTGAGCACGCTGATCCTTCCGATGACGATTTCCTCCGTGTCGAGCTGGACGGTTGGGGAAACGacgaggatgatgatgatgatgaagaggaggaggaggaggaggataaTGGAATCGGGGTTAGAATTGGCGAGGACGGAGAAAATCGCGGGAATCGAAGCCAATCTGAGGATGACGAcgacgatgatgatgatgttgatgaggATGAAGAAGTCGAGAATCGGGATGATGATGAAGAGGATCTTCGGAGAAGGCGGAGGGATGTCCTACGTCTCCGGCTACGTGACTTCGCCGCCAGAGCTGCCAATCGGCGAAACCGGATTCTGGATTGGGCAGAGATTCTGATGGGACTGGAAGACCACTCTATTGAGCTCCGATTTCAAGTTCCTGATGGCGATGACTACATCGGGAACCCTGGAGACTATGTGGACGCAGCGGGTTATGAAGCTTTACTGCAAACCCTAGCCGAGAGTGATGGTAGCGGAAGACGAGGAGCTCCACCAGCTTCCAAGAGTGCAATTGAGGGTCTTAATACATTGGTGATCAAGGAAGAGCACGAGGTAATGGCATGTGCCATTTGTAAAGATGTAGTGAATGTGGGCGAAATGGCAAAGAATTTGCCCTGTGGGCATGGTTACCATAATGATTGTATAGTTCAGTGGTTGGGTTCGAGGAATTCTTGTCCAGTATGTAGGTTTGAATTGCCCACAGATGATCCTGAATATGAAGAGGAGCGCAAGAAGCGAGGAGCATGTGTTACTAGCAGTGGTTCTTCGAGCTCAAGTGAGGCGCCAGGTGCTGCTGCTGCTGATGATGATAGTAGTCCTAGTTGCCTTTGA